A window of the Falco rusticolus isolate bFalRus1 chromosome 1, bFalRus1.pri, whole genome shotgun sequence genome harbors these coding sequences:
- the LOC119148878 gene encoding carbonyl reductase family member 4-like isoform X1: MGKVCAIFGGSRGIGKAVAELLAQKGCHLAIIARNLEVAQTTARRLGAGHLALSCDVSSEQEVQNTFEEMQRKLGPIDYLVNAAGINRDGLLLRTKTEDMIAQIHTNLLGTMLTCKAAVKSMIQHQGGAIVNIGSIVGLKGNSGQSVYSATKAGLVGFSRSLAKEVAKKQIRVNVVAPGFIHTEMTAHLEEDQLKKAILLGRFGEPHEVAQAVVFLLESPYVTGSTLVVDGGLQLLT; encoded by the exons ATGGGCAAGGTTTGCGCCATTTTTGGAGGATCACGAGGAATAGGAAAAGCTGTTGCAGAATTACTGGCACAGAAAGGCTGCCACCTGGCGATTATTGCTAGAAATCTGGAAGTAGCTCAAACCACTGCACGTCGTCTTGGTG CAGGACACCTGGCACTTAGCTGCGATGTATCCAGCGAACAAGAAGTCCAAAATACTTTTGAGGAGATGCAGAGGAAGTTAGGTCCTATTGACTATTTGGTTAATGCAGCTGGGATCAACAG GGATGGTTTGTTACTGAGAACCAAGACTGAAGATATGATAGCCCAGATTCACACTAACCTTTTGGGAACAATGTTGACATGCAAAGCTGCTGTAAAAAGCATGATTCAACACCAAGGAGGTGCTATTGTTAATATAG gAAGTATTGTAGGACTTAAAGGCAACTCTGGTCAAAGTGTATATAGTGCTACCAAAGCAGGATTAGTTGGATTTTCACGGTCTCTTGCTAAAGAAGtagcaaaaaagcaaattcGAGTCAACGTGGTTGCTCCAG GCTTTATTCACACAGAGATGACTGCTCATTTGGAAGAAGATCAGCTAAAGAAAGCAATTCTCCTCGGAAGATTTGGAGAGCCTCATGAAGTTGCGCAAGCTGTTGTCTTTCTTCTAGAGTCCCCTTATGTTACAGGGAGCACGCTAGTTGTGGATGGAGGCTTGCAGCTTCTGACTTAA
- the LOC119148878 gene encoding carbonyl reductase family member 4-like isoform X2 encodes MGKVCAIFGGSRGIGKAVAELLAQKGCHLAIIARNLEVAQTTARRLGGHLALSCDVSSEQEVQNTFEEMQRKLGPIDYLVNAAGINRDGLLLRTKTEDMIAQIHTNLLGTMLTCKAAVKSMIQHQGGAIVNIGSIVGLKGNSGQSVYSATKAGLVGFSRSLAKEVAKKQIRVNVVAPGFIHTEMTAHLEEDQLKKAILLGRFGEPHEVAQAVVFLLESPYVTGSTLVVDGGLQLLT; translated from the exons ATGGGCAAGGTTTGCGCCATTTTTGGAGGATCACGAGGAATAGGAAAAGCTGTTGCAGAATTACTGGCACAGAAAGGCTGCCACCTGGCGATTATTGCTAGAAATCTGGAAGTAGCTCAAACCACTGCACGTCGTCTTGGTG GACACCTGGCACTTAGCTGCGATGTATCCAGCGAACAAGAAGTCCAAAATACTTTTGAGGAGATGCAGAGGAAGTTAGGTCCTATTGACTATTTGGTTAATGCAGCTGGGATCAACAG GGATGGTTTGTTACTGAGAACCAAGACTGAAGATATGATAGCCCAGATTCACACTAACCTTTTGGGAACAATGTTGACATGCAAAGCTGCTGTAAAAAGCATGATTCAACACCAAGGAGGTGCTATTGTTAATATAG gAAGTATTGTAGGACTTAAAGGCAACTCTGGTCAAAGTGTATATAGTGCTACCAAAGCAGGATTAGTTGGATTTTCACGGTCTCTTGCTAAAGAAGtagcaaaaaagcaaattcGAGTCAACGTGGTTGCTCCAG GCTTTATTCACACAGAGATGACTGCTCATTTGGAAGAAGATCAGCTAAAGAAAGCAATTCTCCTCGGAAGATTTGGAGAGCCTCATGAAGTTGCGCAAGCTGTTGTCTTTCTTCTAGAGTCCCCTTATGTTACAGGGAGCACGCTAGTTGTGGATGGAGGCTTGCAGCTTCTGACTTAA